The genomic region TCCCAAAAATTGCAAATCGGTTTTACGCTACCAGATGTGCAATTCACCTACGGGGAGTATGAGTATTCGCTGAAACAGAGGCCGTACGATTTTGCAGAGTTCATCTTTCGCAAGAGTGCGCACTTATTTGTATACGCTGTGCTCGCCGTGCTTGTGTACGGCGGGCTGCGATACAGGAGGACATCCATCATGACCTGTATCGTGTCTGCTCTGGCTGTAGTGTGTATCATCGCCTCCATTGATGAGTATATTCAGCAGTTCAGCCCAGACCGGACAAGCTCGATACGTGATGTTGGAGTGGACTTGCTCGGTGGCTGCTGTGGGATTGCTACATATGCCGGGCTTCAGTTTCTGATCCGCAGGATCAGAAAGAGAAAGCATACTCCCATTCAAAGCGAGTGATTTCCCAGGAAATTAGATGCATCGTTCAGCTTCTACTTGTCTACCATCCATCATAAATATGGATGGAGGACAAGGAGGACTGGACATGCTGCGAAGAAGGAACAGGAATGCTTTGCTCAAGAAGATCGGTTTCATAGCGATCATACTGATATTGCTATGGTTGATCGGTAGAACCATTCCGTATTTGTTTCGGGCAGATACACCGGATGAAGCTGCGGCTGTTGCCGAAGAGTTCTACAAATATGAGCAGACGGGTGACTTCGGCAGTTCGTGGGAACTGTTTCATCCCTTGATGAAAGAGCGGTTTCCAAAGAGTGCTTATGTACAGAATAGAGCACATATATTCATGCAGCATTTTGGTGTGGAAACCTTTGAGCTGGAGATGGAGAAGCCGGAGCGCGAGTTCGATGTAACAGTGGTGGATGGTGTGAAGCCATTCTCAGAAGCCTACAAAATCAGAGTTACTCAGAAGTACTCAGGTACCTTTGGACAATTCGATATTGTGCAGACCTGTTATCTGGTAGAGGATGGAGATGAGTGGACCTTACTCTGGTATTATCCGAATGAGAAGAATGAGGGGGCCTCGCAGGATAACAACAGTGAATAATTAAGCATCATTGTCAAAAAGACTGAAATTAAGTCATAATGATATTCACCCATACGTTGCACCGAATTGTATCATTTACCTAACACGAAGCTCCATAAATGCGAGACTTTTGTCGCATTTATGGAGCTTTTTTTGTATTTTACCTGTTTTTATGGCTGTAAAGCCTTGACATTAGTCCCGGTGTCAAGTAAATTACGAGGTAGATACAAAATGTATCAATTTTCAGCGTCTAACGACAAATAACAGGGACTTCTAAGCTCCTTGTGAGGGGAAGGAATATCATTGATCGAAACGGGCCGCTTTTACTGTGTCAGTTGTGGGATGATTGTGTCGGTCGCTAGAAGCTCTGTCGAAATGAAAGAAGAGGGCTATGGAGGCAATCACGTATTTCGCACCGGATTTTACCGGAGTGAAATGCCGCTTGGATGCTGTGAAGCGTGTGTAGTTGAAGTGAAACGTCAGGGGAAATCCCAGTTTGCGGGACAATATACTAAAGATTATGATACACTATGTGCATATGAGAAACGGGCATGAGCTATGTGCTCGTCCATGAAGGAGGGGATTGAATGCAGCAGGAGCCGGTCGTCCGGATTCAGGGCGTCAGCAAGATCATATCCTCCCGATCATTGGTCAGCGACCTGACTCTGGATATTTCTCCGGGGCAGGTTTTTGGTTTTTTAGGACCTAATGGCGCGGGAAAAACAACGACGATTCGAATGATGGTTGGACTGATGTCCATCAGTAAAGGTGATATTTTCATCTCGGGACACAGTGTGAAGAATGAGTTTGAGCAGGCGGTAGCGCAGGTCGGAGCCATTGTGGAAAATCCGGAAATGTACAAGTTTCTGACTGGATACCAGAATCTCGTTCACTTTGCCCGCATGTCGCCGGGAGTTACGAAAGAACGTATTGCGGAAACGATTGAGCGTGTGGGGCTTACAGCCCGTATCCACGATAAAGTCAAAACCTACTCACTGGGTATGCGCCAGCGTCTGGGTGTCGCGCAAGCGATATTACATAAACCGAAGCTGCTTGTACTGGATGAGCCGACCAATGGTCTGGACCCACAGGGCATACGGGAACTGAGAGATTATTTGCGTCAGCTCACCCAGGAGGAAGGCATCACGGTCTTCGTATCCAGCCATTTGCTGTCGGAGATGGAACTGATGTGTGATACCGTAGCCATCATCCAGAATGGCAAGTTGATTGATGTAAGAAACCTTCGGGCTGAAGCAGGTTCGGATGCATTAATTGAAGTTGCTTTTGAACTGAATGATGCAGACCGCGCTGCGGATCTGATTCAGGGTGCTACTGTACAGGGCAATGTCCTGGTGGCACGGGTGTCTCGCGAGCAGATTCCGGATATCAATGCCAAGCTGGTTAGCGAAGGGTTTCAGGTATATGGTATTCGTAACGTGACTCATACCCTGGAAGAACAATTCTTGCAAGTTACTGGGGGTGGAGGCATTGGGTAGTTTCGGTAATCTGATATTGAATGAAAATATGAAAATATTCCGTCGTCCCCGTACCTGGATCATGTTATCGATTCTGGCGCTGATCTCGCTGTTAATGCCAGTGTTACTGCGAGAAGGCATGGGGTCCAATGAAGTTTTGTACTGGGAAGCGGCTGTGACGACCATCCAGATTACGTTTTTCTTGAACACGATCTTCTGTGTTGTGATTGCAGCGGAATCGGTCGCAGGTGAATTTACTTGGGGAACCATTAAGCTATTGCTGATCCGTCCATGGTCACGAAGCAAAGTTCTCGCTTCCAAATACCTGACCGTCATTGGCTTCAGTATTGTCAGTACATTGCTGGTCATCGCGATGGCCATGCTAACGTCGTATATCCTTTTCTCGCATGATGCTCCGGGAGGAAGCAGTAGTCCGGCTACGAATGCGCTGACGCTATGGGGATATCTGTACGTCGATCTGTTCATTACGCTTGCGATTGCCTTCATGGTGTCCTCCGTATTTCGTTCAGGCGCACTTGCGATTGGATTATCCCTGTTCATTATGTTCTCACAAAGTATCTTCTCACTCATATTCAATCCGGACCGTTATGAGTGGGCCAAGTATGTTTTATTTAACAACATGGATCTTAGCAAATACATGACTTCCGGGGCGGAGTTTGCGCTTATGGGTGGTCCGAGTGCAGGAATGACACTGGGTTTCTCCATTGCAGTCCTGGCAGTGTATTATGTTATTTTCATGGTGATTTCCTGGGTTGTATTCAGCAAAAGAGATGTGGCAGGCTAACGCCTGCTTCTTTTTTTTGCCCTAATGCTGTTTTGGGAGAAAAAAAGTGTATATTCAGCATCGGCTGTGGCATGACTGTCATTTAAGGGTACTTAGTATCATAAGTAAATGACTAGATATACATATCAACGCCGCAGTCACTTTGGCAACGCAGCGCATGGAGGGATCACGTTTCTTGATAAACAACAAGTTCTACCGCATCTGCACAGCGATTATTCTGCTGCTGCTCATCGTGTATCTGGGGGATAAAGTGAACTTTATTTTCAGCCCCCTGACCTCACTGATTCACATCATCATCATTCCGCTGCTGATTGCTGGTTTTTTCTATTATCTGTTGCGCCCGCTCGTCGATTATATGGAAAGACATAAGATCAAGCGTGCATTGTCAGTTCTGATTATTTATGTCGTGACTGCATTAATACTTGCTGGTTTCAGTGTGCTGGTCTGGCCTTCATTGAGAGAGCAACTGATGAATTTTGTGGAGAATGCTCCAGCGTTGGTTACTTCGCTCAGCGATCAGTTGAATGCACTTGAAAAGAGTAATTTTGTTTCCAGATATCTGCCTGATGATTCCAATCTATTCTCACGACTTTCCGATATTCTGAGCCAAGGGATCACTCAGGTAACCGATTATGTCTCCGGGTTATTCTCTGTGGTATCCAATCTGGTTATTATTTTGGCAACGTTCCCGATCATGTTGTATTACATGCTTAAGGAAGGCAGCAAATTTGGAACGAATCTCACCTTTTTGTTGCCGAGACATTATCGGAAGGATGGGGAAGAAACCGTCCATGAGATCGATGAAGCACTAAGCAACTATATCGTTGGTCGGGTTATCGTTAATGTAGCCCTGGGGATTCTGATGTACATCGGTTTTCTCATCTTAGGTTTACCCTATGCATTGCTACTAACTGTGGTATCAATTATTCTGAATTTTATCCCTTATGTGGGGGCTTTGCTGGCGGCTATCCCGGTTGTCATTGTCGCGTTTATCGAATCACCTTCGATGGCGATCTGGTCACTGGTTATTATTGTGATCGCACAGCAAATTCAGGATAACCTGATCTCACCTTACGTCTACGGCAAGCAGCTTGATATTCATCCACTGACTACCGTTATTCTTTTGCTCGTAGGTGCCGATCTGGGAAATATTCTGGGTATGATCATCGTTATTCCGCTATATATGATCCTGAAAATTATAGTTCGCAGAATCCATTACCGGATTGTTGAAGATAAGACTGAAACTTAAATGAAATTGAAATACAACGCTGTCATGTGCCACTACTAATGTTTGCTCTTGAATCACATCGATAAGCTCAACAGGATAAGCCGCATATCCATGGTGAAGGGTCAGGTAACTTGCCCTCGCGATGGATATGCGTTTTTTTTTATTTTCAACCTTATTGCTCACTTATGTTATACCTGTTATACTTGATATATAACAGATAACAAAAAGAAGGTGAACCCTTGATTATTCAACTGGATATGCAATCCGAACTTCCCATCTATTCGCAACTTGTATATCAAATTATCGAAGGCATTGCTAGTGGTGAGTTACAGCTAGGTGAGGCGCTACCTTCGGTTCGGAATTTGGCAGCAGATATTGGTGTTAACCTTCACACGGTCAACAAGGCGTATACACTACTCAAGCAAGATGGATACATTCTTGTACATAGACAAAAGGGAGTTGTGGTAAACCCTGATGGAATGCCTGAATTAACGGATGAATTTTTGAAAAAGCAGCAAAGCGAATTAAGACCGATTATTGCCGAAGCGATATGTCGTGGAATGACCAAAGAGGAGCTAACTGCGGTATTAGAGCAAATGTATGATGATGTAAAGAGGGGTCACAACAGAGAATAAAGGGAGTGTGTTATGTATGCAACTATTTAGTATATTACCTATCATCTTAATCTTTGCTCCATTAGCCTTACTTCTATCCTTTACACCTTATTTGACAAGGGAAACCATTAGCTTTGGGGTTACGGTAAGTGAATATAATTACCACACACCCATCTTACGTAAGCTACGCAGTACGTTTGCTACAGTAAGTCTGATCGGAAACGGGATGGTTATTCTTGTCTGTCTGTATTTACTTCGATCTGCTAATGAAGAGTCAACCGCAATAATCACCGGTGTTTGCACAATGATATTCATTGTGTACTGGTCAGCACTACACCTCTTATTTCATTTCAAGATGAAAAAAATAAAGGGAATACTTACAACTGTAGAAGCACCTCAGCGGGTTAAAATCGATACCACCTTCCGCCAAAATAAGCTCACCTATTCCAACTATTGGTTTCTCATTCATATTGCTATTATTGTAGCCATTGGGATCATTTCGATCCTGAATTATAAGGCATTACCTAACGTCATTCCAATGAAATATGATTTTCAGGGCAATGTCACTTCCAGTGTGCCTAAAACCTACCTCTCGGTACTGGCTATTAATCTGGTACAGCTAGGCATCATTGCACTTATGATGCTGGTGAACTGGAGTATCAAAACAAGCAAACAACAGCTTACTACGTCTAATCCGGCCAAATTTGCTGCTGATAATATTCAATTCCGCCGTAAATGGTCCCTATTTACGATCATAACGGGGTTACTTCTTACCATTTTATTTGCCTTCATTCAGATCAATATGTTCGTCCCTAATTTGGTCTTGTTAACTGCTATTAGCCTTATCATTCCTGTATTGATCGTGTTAGGCGCTGTATTGCTGTCTCTTACAGGCAGACAAGGCGGTGGGAAGATTCGGAATCATCAGGAAGATCGCGAACGTTCCAAGGAGCAGCCTGTGAATGACGATGATTATTGGAAATTTGGTTTCATTTACTTCAATGCCAATGATCCTTCTTTTACGGTAGAAAAACGTTATGGAATAGGCTGGACCATCAACTTCGCTCGTCCGTTGTCTTGGGTCCTGTTGTTATTCATCATTGCTATTGTTGTTATAAGTATAGTCCTGAGCCAATAAATGCTCATAGATCTATGCATATCATAAAAAGAATTAGGAGGATTTATTATGATGAACCATTGGAAAAAGCTATTACTTTCTCTTACTTTCGTATGTCTCATCCTGCCGGTGACAGCCATCTCAGCAGCTGGTGAGAAACCCGCTGGTAGTGAAAATCTAGTTCCTATTCGTGAGATTGCAGAAAAGAATGGGGCAGAGGTATTGTGGCAGAAAAAAACAGGTGAAATTACAATACGAAAAAATGAGCTTATGATTGTACTTAAGGTAGGAGAGAAACAGGCGATTGTAAATGGGCAGGTCATAGCCTTAAACAATCCTGTTCAGTTAACGAAAGGAGTTACCTTTATGGAGAGGGAATTTCTTACGGAGACGCTGAAGGCAGCACCTGAGGACATATTCATTTCACTTATAAGTGAGGGTGATGGCAAGGAGGCTGCCAAGTATGTTCATACCTCAGTGAGTGGCGTGTTGTCACCCACGTTGTTGAGTCAGCTATGGGGAGCTTTAGAAGGACAAAATGGCAAAATTACAAGTAAAGCCATAGCTAAACACGTAGAAAATAACACAGTGCATCGCAATGTCACTTACACTTTTAAGACAGCGCTTACTCGTTTAAATATTACAGTCAGAATGAATGATAACGGACTTGTGGATGACTTGTATATTGCTGCCGCTACACCAGATGTTTATCAAAAACCAAGCTATGACGATCCATCTGCTTATACAGAGCAAGATATTACCGTTGGTCAGGGTGATTTGGCTTTGCCAGGGAGATTAACTTTGCCCAAGGGAGAGGGGCCTTTCCCGGTTGTCATTCTGGTACACGGATCTGGGCCTAGCAATCAAGATGCTGCCATTGGTGGTGCAAAGCCATTTCGCGATCTTGCGGTAGGTTTAGCTTCACAAGGAGTTGCTGTATTAAGATACGATAAGGTCACATATGAGCATACCTATAAGGTCGCTTCTCAGCCCAAATTTACATTAAAACAAGAGAGCGTAGATCAGGTAACCGATGCAGTGGAATTGCTTAAAAAGAATACACATATTGATTCTACAGCGATTTTTGTAGCTGGACATAGTCAAGGCGGGTTTGCATTACCGTTAATCCTTGCTGAGGATAAACAACATGATATTGCAGGAAGTATTCTACTTGCTGCACCAAGTAGTAGCTTTGTGGATGTGCTTACCGAGCAGCAGGACGAATTGGTCGATCGGATGAAGCAGCTTGGTTTAGACACGGAGATCATTCAAGGGCAAGCTGATTTTTATAAAAATGTGGCTGCGATCGTTAAAGATCCTAAATATTCTAAAGATCATCTTCCTGAAGCGTTTCCACTTCAACCTGCTTATTGGTGGTTTGAGCAGAAAGATTATGTACCTGCGGAACTGGCTAAAACACAAAATATCCCCATGCTTATTGTACAGGGTGAAAATGATGTGCAAGTGTCTATGAATCAATTCGAAAACTGGAAATCGGCTCTTCAAGGTCATTCCAATGTAACGTACAACAGCTATCCAAAGGTAAATCATCTGTTATCCAGCTATGATGGACTTTCGATTGGCCAAGAGTACGCTGAGCCATCTAATGTCTCCAAAGCCATTATCGATGATATCGCGAAGTGGGTATTAAAAGTTGAGTGATGACATGTAGAAGTGACATATTGAGCGAGAAATAATAAGAAGAGCACTTACCAATATAGGTAAGTGCTCTTCTTATTGTATATAAAGTTGCTTTATTTTGCTAAATTAGGAGACTCTTTTTCGTCTTCATCGGTGTAATCAGACATGGTCAGTGGTTCCTTGGGAACAACGGCTACTTTGTAGAACCGATTCTTATCTTTTTCCAGCAAAACAAAGATTAGATTCTCGAACTCATATTCTTCCTGTTCGTTCATCTCGGGACGATGGCTGTAGAGCCATCCACCAATGGTGTCCCACTCATCTGCATCCAGGCTGGACATAAACATGTCGTTCACCTTCGATAAGGAAACCTTACCATCCATAATGACATAGTTCTCATTGATGACTTGGATATCTTCCACTTCGTCTGCGTCGAACTCGTCGCGGATCTCACCAACAATCTGCTCAAGCACATCCTCAATGGTTACAATTCCGGAAGTTCCGCCATATTCGTCGACAAGTACGGCGATATGTACGCCATCCTTCTGCATTTTCTTGAGCAAGTCCTTCACAGGAGTTGTTTCGTGAACAGCCGATACAGGCTGAATCAGGGAGGACAGATCGACAGGTTCATCGTTTCCGTAAAGCTCCAGGAAGAATTGCTTTGTATTAATGATTCCGATGATATCGTCTTTACTCTCATTGACTACTGGAAACCGGGTATATTGTTCTTCACGAATGATCTCCAGGTTTTCCTCGTTCGTTCTATTCACATAAAGGCAGACCATATCGGTCCGGGGTACCATGATTTCTTTGGCTAACATCTCATCAAAAGCAAAGATCCGGCTTACATAACCGAACTCGGCTTGGTTGATTTTACCACTTTCAAAGCTTTCATTAATAATGATCTGCAACTCTTCTTCGGAGTGTGCATCTTCATGTTCAGAAGCAGGTTTGATTCCGAACAGTTTCACCAGTTGGTTCGCTGAGCCGTTTAACAGCCAGATAAAAGGATACATAATTCGGTTAAACCAGATGATAGGTGTAGACGTCAGCAGTGCGACAGTCTCGGCTTTCCGGATTGCAATCGTTTTTGGAGCGAGTTCACCAACCACAACATGCAGATACGTGATGGAAGCAAACGCGATAACAAATGATAAGAATGAAGAAACCGCCTCAGGAATTTGCATGCTTTCGAACACAGGGTGGAGAATCTTCTCTACCGTTGGTTCACCCAGCCAGCCCAGTCCCAGAGATGTGATCGTGATTCCAAGCTGGCAGGCGGACAAATATCCGTCCAGATTGGCAACGGCCTGTTTAACAGCCAGCGCACGCTTGTTTCCTTCTGCAATCATTTGATCGATCCGGCTCGGACGAACCCGTACCAGCGCGAACTCCACTGCAACAAAAAACGCCGAAAGTCCTATCAACAACGCAACCAATACTAAATTTAACGCATACCTCTCACTTTCCATTCACTGCTCTTCTCCTTTAGGTAATAAGTTTTTAACGAGTATTATATCTAATTTTACGTAAGAAGACCACCTTATCATGAAGAAAAGAGGAAGAGTCTGGAAGGGGAACGGAGCAGATTGTCGTCACAATGCGGTTCTGCTTCATGATAAATCTGATATGTAGAGGGTAACACAGTCAGAATATACAACCAATGCGCAGAAATTCGGATTCCCAGAATAAAGTATTCCATGTGCTTATGTAAAGTTTTATCTAAGCAAACGTTACGAACAGGGGCTACATTGGGTATCTATGATTAGCTGTAGGCTTAATCGTCAAAGCTGTGTAAGTGAGAGAACGGCAAGGTCATGAAGCTTGCCATCTGAGGAGGAAGCCGAATGTTCTGGCTGGTCATTATATTAGTCGTATTTATTTTTCAGGCAGCCACGATTCTGTTGCTGGAATTTCGGAATCCGGCCAAAGCTGTGGCTTGGCTGTTTATTTTGTTCTGTGTGCCACTGGTCGGTTTTGTGGTGTACTATTTCGTGGCCCAGGACTATAACAAACGCAAAAAACTTCGCAAAGGTGGATCACGGATCTTCCGGGAAATGAGGGAAACGATCTGGGAACAAGCCCGCATCATTGGAGATGTTGAACAGATGCCTGGCAATCGTTACAACCACCAGCATCGTTTGTTTAACCTGTTGTCCCATCTGTCGGAGAGCCCCATCACAGGTTGTAATCACAGTACGGTGCTCACGAACGGGGAAGAGGCATTCACTGCAATGTTGAAGGAGATGGAAAAAGCGAAGCATCATCTGCATGTGGAGTTTTACATCTTCCGAGACGATGTGATCAGTACGAAGTTTCAGGATGTCATGATTCGCAAGGCACAGGAGGGCGTGAAGGTTCGGTTTATCTGTGACGGTCTCGGCAGTCACAAGATGAGCTGGAGTTTTATCCGCAAACTGCAGGATGCAGGTGTGGAGTTTCACTATTTTCTGCCCCCACTAATTGCAACGATTGACCGAAGAGTTAACTACCGAAATCACCGCAAAATTGTCGTTGTGGATGGACAGGTTGGCTTCGTGGGTGGCATTAATGTAGGTGATGATTACCTTGGGAAATATCCGGAGATCGGTTTCTGGCGGGATACACATGTACAGATCGAGGGAGATGCCGTGTATTTCCTGCAAAGTACGTTCCTGAACGACTGGAAATTGGCTTCGGGTGAGCGAATTACTGAACCCCAGCTTGCGGAGTTGTTTCCACCTCATATCTGTAGCGGGGAAGAACGAATTCAGATTCTGGCCAGTGGGCCGGATCAGGACTGGGATGCCATTCAGGAAATGTGTTTTGGCGCCATTTCGGTAGCTTGTGACCGGATTTACATTACCACACCTTATTTTATCCCTGATCCTGCACTGTACGAGGCACTCAAAACAGCTGCTGTCAGTGGGGTCGATGTGAAAATTATCATTCCTTATCAATCCGATTCCAAGCTTGTTCATCTGGCGTCACTTTCATACGTGGAGGAGCTGTTGCGAGCAGGTGTGCAGTTCTTCCAATATCGCAAAGGTTTTGTACATGCCAAAGTGATGATTGTGGATGAGTTGCTTGCAACGGTAGGCACGGC from Paenibacillus sp. FSL R5-0341 harbors:
- a CDS encoding hemolysin family protein: MESERYALNLVLVALLIGLSAFFVAVEFALVRVRPSRIDQMIAEGNKRALAVKQAVANLDGYLSACQLGITITSLGLGWLGEPTVEKILHPVFESMQIPEAVSSFLSFVIAFASITYLHVVVGELAPKTIAIRKAETVALLTSTPIIWFNRIMYPFIWLLNGSANQLVKLFGIKPASEHEDAHSEEELQIIINESFESGKINQAEFGYVSRIFAFDEMLAKEIMVPRTDMVCLYVNRTNEENLEIIREEQYTRFPVVNESKDDIIGIINTKQFFLELYGNDEPVDLSSLIQPVSAVHETTPVKDLLKKMQKDGVHIAVLVDEYGGTSGIVTIEDVLEQIVGEIRDEFDADEVEDIQVINENYVIMDGKVSLSKVNDMFMSSLDADEWDTIGGWLYSHRPEMNEQEEYEFENLIFVLLEKDKNRFYKVAVVPKEPLTMSDYTDEDEKESPNLAK
- a CDS encoding GntR family transcriptional regulator; the encoded protein is MIIQLDMQSELPIYSQLVYQIIEGIASGELQLGEALPSVRNLAADIGVNLHTVNKAYTLLKQDGYILVHRQKGVVVNPDGMPELTDEFLKKQQSELRPIIAEAICRGMTKEELTAVLEQMYDDVKRGHNRE
- a CDS encoding stalk domain-containing protein — protein: MMNHWKKLLLSLTFVCLILPVTAISAAGEKPAGSENLVPIREIAEKNGAEVLWQKKTGEITIRKNELMIVLKVGEKQAIVNGQVIALNNPVQLTKGVTFMEREFLTETLKAAPEDIFISLISEGDGKEAAKYVHTSVSGVLSPTLLSQLWGALEGQNGKITSKAIAKHVENNTVHRNVTYTFKTALTRLNITVRMNDNGLVDDLYIAAATPDVYQKPSYDDPSAYTEQDITVGQGDLALPGRLTLPKGEGPFPVVILVHGSGPSNQDAAIGGAKPFRDLAVGLASQGVAVLRYDKVTYEHTYKVASQPKFTLKQESVDQVTDAVELLKKNTHIDSTAIFVAGHSQGGFALPLILAEDKQHDIAGSILLAAPSSSFVDVLTEQQDELVDRMKQLGLDTEIIQGQADFYKNVAAIVKDPKYSKDHLPEAFPLQPAYWWFEQKDYVPAELAKTQNIPMLIVQGENDVQVSMNQFENWKSALQGHSNVTYNSYPKVNHLLSSYDGLSIGQEYAEPSNVSKAIIDDIAKWVLKVE
- a CDS encoding DUF2705 family protein — its product is MGSFGNLILNENMKIFRRPRTWIMLSILALISLLMPVLLREGMGSNEVLYWEAAVTTIQITFFLNTIFCVVIAAESVAGEFTWGTIKLLLIRPWSRSKVLASKYLTVIGFSIVSTLLVIAMAMLTSYILFSHDAPGGSSSPATNALTLWGYLYVDLFITLAIAFMVSSVFRSGALAIGLSLFIMFSQSIFSLIFNPDRYEWAKYVLFNNMDLSKYMTSGAEFALMGGPSAGMTLGFSIAVLAVYYVIFMVISWVVFSKRDVAG
- a CDS encoding ABC transporter ATP-binding protein, yielding MQQEPVVRIQGVSKIISSRSLVSDLTLDISPGQVFGFLGPNGAGKTTTIRMMVGLMSISKGDIFISGHSVKNEFEQAVAQVGAIVENPEMYKFLTGYQNLVHFARMSPGVTKERIAETIERVGLTARIHDKVKTYSLGMRQRLGVAQAILHKPKLLVLDEPTNGLDPQGIRELRDYLRQLTQEEGITVFVSSHLLSEMELMCDTVAIIQNGKLIDVRNLRAEAGSDALIEVAFELNDADRAADLIQGATVQGNVLVARVSREQIPDINAKLVSEGFQVYGIRNVTHTLEEQFLQVTGGGGIG
- a CDS encoding DUF5808 domain-containing protein; the encoded protein is MKKIKGILTTVEAPQRVKIDTTFRQNKLTYSNYWFLIHIAIIVAIGIISILNYKALPNVIPMKYDFQGNVTSSVPKTYLSVLAINLVQLGIIALMMLVNWSIKTSKQQLTTSNPAKFAADNIQFRRKWSLFTIITGLLLTILFAFIQINMFVPNLVLLTAISLIIPVLIVLGAVLLSLTGRQGGGKIRNHQEDRERSKEQPVNDDDYWKFGFIYFNANDPSFTVEKRYGIGWTINFARPLSWVLLLFIIAIVVISIVLSQ
- a CDS encoding AI-2E family transporter, whose amino-acid sequence is MINNKFYRICTAIILLLLIVYLGDKVNFIFSPLTSLIHIIIIPLLIAGFFYYLLRPLVDYMERHKIKRALSVLIIYVVTALILAGFSVLVWPSLREQLMNFVENAPALVTSLSDQLNALEKSNFVSRYLPDDSNLFSRLSDILSQGITQVTDYVSGLFSVVSNLVIILATFPIMLYYMLKEGSKFGTNLTFLLPRHYRKDGEETVHEIDEALSNYIVGRVIVNVALGILMYIGFLILGLPYALLLTVVSIILNFIPYVGALLAAIPVVIVAFIESPSMAIWSLVIIVIAQQIQDNLISPYVYGKQLDIHPLTTVILLLVGADLGNILGMIIVIPLYMILKIIVRRIHYRIVEDKTET
- a CDS encoding VanZ family protein, with amino-acid sequence MMEEGSGRTRQKHVRRTYGFLIALLLIVLWILVIWSMSTQSSQQQDIQPWLHKWSQKLQIGFTLPDVQFTYGEYEYSLKQRPYDFAEFIFRKSAHLFVYAVLAVLVYGGLRYRRTSIMTCIVSALAVVCIIASIDEYIQQFSPDRTSSIRDVGVDLLGGCCGIATYAGLQFLIRRIRKRKHTPIQSE
- the cls gene encoding cardiolipin synthase; its protein translation is MFWLVIILVVFIFQAATILLLEFRNPAKAVAWLFILFCVPLVGFVVYYFVAQDYNKRKKLRKGGSRIFREMRETIWEQARIIGDVEQMPGNRYNHQHRLFNLLSHLSESPITGCNHSTVLTNGEEAFTAMLKEMEKAKHHLHVEFYIFRDDVISTKFQDVMIRKAQEGVKVRFICDGLGSHKMSWSFIRKLQDAGVEFHYFLPPLIATIDRRVNYRNHRKIVVVDGQVGFVGGINVGDDYLGKYPEIGFWRDTHVQIEGDAVYFLQSTFLNDWKLASGERITEPQLAELFPPHICSGEERIQILASGPDQDWDAIQEMCFGAISVACDRIYITTPYFIPDPALYEALKTAAVSGVDVKIIIPYQSDSKLVHLASLSYVEELLRAGVQFFQYRKGFVHAKVMIVDELLATVGTANMDMRSFFCNFEMTAVLFETSPIHRLVADFERDLKECSKIDLKVFQGRSRGQKGAEMLSRMLSPLL